From one Mycobacterium colombiense CECT 3035 genomic stretch:
- a CDS encoding macro domain-containing protein has translation MIELEVIQADVTKLELDAITNAANTQLRHGGGVAAAISRAGGPAVQRESTEKAPIGLGEAVETTAGDMPARYVIHAATMELGGPTSAEIIADATASTLRKADELGCASLALVAFGTGVGGFPLDEAARLMVDAVRRHHPSSLRRVVFAVHGEPAERAFRAAVRG, from the coding sequence ATGATCGAGTTAGAGGTGATCCAGGCCGACGTAACCAAGCTCGAACTCGACGCGATCACGAACGCGGCCAACACGCAGCTGCGCCACGGCGGCGGCGTCGCCGCGGCCATCTCGCGCGCGGGCGGGCCCGCCGTGCAGCGGGAATCGACGGAAAAGGCGCCAATCGGTCTCGGCGAAGCGGTCGAGACGACGGCCGGCGACATGCCGGCGCGCTACGTCATCCACGCCGCGACGATGGAGCTCGGCGGCCCCACCTCGGCCGAGATCATCGCCGACGCCACGGCCTCGACGCTGCGCAAGGCCGACGAGCTCGGCTGTGCCTCGCTCGCGCTGGTGGCCTTCGGCACCGGCGTGGGCGGCTTCCCGCTCGACGAGGCGGCGCGGCTGATGGTCGACGCGGTGCGGCGGCACCACCCGAGTTCGCTGCGCAGGGTGGTGTTCGCCGTGCACGGTGAGCCGGCCGAACGGGCCTTTCGCGCCGCCGTGCGCGGCTAG
- a CDS encoding MTH1187 family thiamine-binding protein — protein MSVLVAFSVTPMGVGEGVGEIVAEAVRVVRESGLPNKTDSMFTVIEGETWAEVMAVVQRAVEAVAARAPRVSTVIKADWRAGTSDAMTKKVATVERYLSGS, from the coding sequence GTGTCCGTCCTCGTCGCGTTTTCCGTCACCCCGATGGGGGTGGGCGAGGGCGTCGGCGAGATCGTCGCCGAAGCGGTTCGCGTGGTTCGCGAATCGGGGCTGCCCAACAAGACGGATTCGATGTTCACCGTCATCGAAGGCGAAACCTGGGCGGAAGTGATGGCCGTGGTGCAGCGCGCGGTCGAGGCCGTGGCCGCCCGCGCGCCCAGGGTCAGCACGGTGATCAAGGCGGATTGGCGGGCCGGCACCTCCGACGCGATGACGAAGAAGGTCGCCACCGTCGAGCGTTACCTCTCCGGGAGCTAG